The following are from one region of the Nitrospirota bacterium genome:
- the rimI gene encoding ribosomal protein S18-alanine N-acetyltransferase, which yields MPDFFIREANASDLPEIMEIENASFTLPWSQGSFKYELMHKETIFTVAVSNGKIIGYICARVIIDTVHILNLAVAPEFRRTGSASALLQNALEEFKRSAQGVNFVILEVRESNIPAIRLYEKFRFNIMYKRRHYYQMPDEDAVVMGKELMA from the coding sequence ATGCCTGATTTTTTCATCAGAGAAGCTAACGCATCAGACCTGCCTGAGATTATGGAGATTGAGAATGCCTCATTCACTCTTCCATGGTCGCAGGGTTCGTTTAAGTATGAACTGATGCACAAAGAGACTATCTTTACAGTAGCTGTTTCAAATGGAAAAATTATCGGTTATATCTGTGCAAGGGTAATTATAGATACTGTTCATATTCTTAATCTTGCCGTCGCTCCCGAATTCAGGCGCACGGGAAGCGCAAGCGCCCTTCTTCAAAATGCGCTTGAAGAATTTAAAAGATCAGCGCAGGGAGTGAATTTTGTAATACTTGAGGTAAGGGAGTCAAATATACCTGCCATAAGGCTTTATGAAAAATTCAGATTCAATATCATGTACAAAAGGCGCCATTATTACCAGATGCCTGACGAAGACGCAGTCGTTATGGGAAAAGAGCTAATGGCATAA